One genomic segment of Tiliqua scincoides isolate rTilSci1 chromosome 6, rTilSci1.hap2, whole genome shotgun sequence includes these proteins:
- the HELT gene encoding hairy and enhancer of split-related protein HELT isoform X1, which translates to MASKLKERKRIPVSHKVIEKRRRDRINRCLNELGKTVPMALAKQSSGKLEKAEILEMTVQYLRALHSADFPRGREKAELLAEFANYFHYGYHECMKNLVHYLTTVERMETKDTKYARILAFLQSKARFVTEPIFTSLGTLPEPDFSYQLPPAPDCLGHSSGDPVFQQGPGHGHFSWHSSSRSSTIPYLPNTAMPLASSGQQRSTFLSSVQGLDRHYLNLIGHSHPNAFSLPAAQHPSVL; encoded by the exons ATGGCCTCCAAGCTGAAGGAACGCAAA AGGATCCCCGTTTCCCACAAAGTGATCGAGAAAAGGAGGAGGGATCGCATCAACCGCTGCCTCAACGAGCTCGGGAAGACGGTGCCAATGGCCTTGGCCAAGCAG AGCTCCGGCAAGTTGGAGAAAGCGGAGATCCTGGAGATGACCGTCCAGTACCTGAGAGCTCTTCATTCCGCGGACTTCCCTCGGGGCAGAGAAAAGG cagAGCTTCTTGCTGAATTTGCCAACTACTTCCACTATGGTTACCATGAGTGCATGAAGAATCTAGTTCACTACCTCACCACAGTAGAGCGAATGGAGACCAAAGACACCAAGTATGCCCGGATCCTGGCTTTCTTGCAATCCAAAGCTCGTTTTGTGACTGAGCCCATTTTTACTTCCCTGGGAACTCTTCCAGAACCAGACTTTTCCTACCAACTTCCACCAGCTCCGGACTGCTTGGGTCACAGCTCTGGTGACCCTGTTTTCCAGCAGGGACCTGGGCATGGGCACTTCTCCTGGCATAGTTCTTCCAGAAGCTCCACTATTCCTTACCTTCCAAATACTGCCATGCCCCTTgctagctctgggcagcagcgCAGCACTTTCCTGTCTTCTGTGCAAGGTCTGGACCGCCACTACCTCAACCTGATTGGCCATTCCCACCCCAATGCCTTCAGCTTACCAGCTGCTCAGCATCCATCTGTGCTATAA
- the HELT gene encoding hairy and enhancer of split-related protein HELT isoform X2, whose protein sequence is MASKLKERKRIPVSHKVIEKRRRDRINRCLNELGKTVPMALAKQSSGKLEKAEILEMTVQYLRALHSADFPRGREKELLAEFANYFHYGYHECMKNLVHYLTTVERMETKDTKYARILAFLQSKARFVTEPIFTSLGTLPEPDFSYQLPPAPDCLGHSSGDPVFQQGPGHGHFSWHSSSRSSTIPYLPNTAMPLASSGQQRSTFLSSVQGLDRHYLNLIGHSHPNAFSLPAAQHPSVL, encoded by the exons ATGGCCTCCAAGCTGAAGGAACGCAAA AGGATCCCCGTTTCCCACAAAGTGATCGAGAAAAGGAGGAGGGATCGCATCAACCGCTGCCTCAACGAGCTCGGGAAGACGGTGCCAATGGCCTTGGCCAAGCAG AGCTCCGGCAAGTTGGAGAAAGCGGAGATCCTGGAGATGACCGTCCAGTACCTGAGAGCTCTTCATTCCGCGGACTTCCCTCGGGGCAGAGAAAAGG AGCTTCTTGCTGAATTTGCCAACTACTTCCACTATGGTTACCATGAGTGCATGAAGAATCTAGTTCACTACCTCACCACAGTAGAGCGAATGGAGACCAAAGACACCAAGTATGCCCGGATCCTGGCTTTCTTGCAATCCAAAGCTCGTTTTGTGACTGAGCCCATTTTTACTTCCCTGGGAACTCTTCCAGAACCAGACTTTTCCTACCAACTTCCACCAGCTCCGGACTGCTTGGGTCACAGCTCTGGTGACCCTGTTTTCCAGCAGGGACCTGGGCATGGGCACTTCTCCTGGCATAGTTCTTCCAGAAGCTCCACTATTCCTTACCTTCCAAATACTGCCATGCCCCTTgctagctctgggcagcagcgCAGCACTTTCCTGTCTTCTGTGCAAGGTCTGGACCGCCACTACCTCAACCTGATTGGCCATTCCCACCCCAATGCCTTCAGCTTACCAGCTGCTCAGCATCCATCTGTGCTATAA